TAGTACTTATGTATAGAGGTGACCAAAGAAACACGGTGGTAATGCTGCAgcgttatattaataaaaaacaaaacaaaattgtaCAATATAAATAATGTGAGTAGCCAGTGCGTCACATGTACGACACCGACGCCAGGCGAACAAGGACTACCGAGGTTCAGGTGGTTGCTGGCCCGGCTCAGGTCACGTCCAAGGCTGGCGTCCGGAGACAAAAGGATGAGGGTTGACTTCACTTCCACGTGGTGATCGGTAGGCAGCCAGAGGCTGGGTCAAGTCGGGGACAAAGGCGAGGCTGGCCGGGGCCGTCAAGTCCCAAGGAGGAGAGGCGCGTCATGGAATGTGGGCAGCAAGAGTGTGGGCGTGTGTCCCCCACACCAGCACAGTGTGTACGGCAGCTACGGGTTTAACATTGCCAAGAGGAACATTGGGTCCTATTACTTAGGGGACGGGAAGCCTTATGGGGACTTCACAGACGCTTCAGCAGCAGGGACTACGGGAACAGAGGGTTTGGTGGCAAGCGTCCCTTCGACTACGGTCGTTACCGTCACTGAAACCCTTTAAAATCCACTGACCTTTACTCAACATCCCTTACTCCTTACAGACGCCAAAACAAGCGCTTTATAAAGCAAGGCTTTTAAAGCCCAGAGACCTTTAATCCATATCTTACTCTTTGAAGGTTTCCAAACAAGCCTTTTAAAGCCCAGAGACCTTTAATCAATATCTTACTTTCTAAAGGCCATCAAACAGGCCATTAAAAAACCAAGAGACCTTTGACTAGTTTGTCTTGTTCTTAAAACTACCTTCAAAATTATTCCACCTTGAAATTATGATATTAAAAATCGCtaaaaattgtatatatattcattaaatTTAATTGAGCTCCTATTTGGGGGTGCAAAGGCGCACTAGagtattcaccaccaccaccaccaccaccaccaatgatagtggtggtggtggtggagcatcggtttttcgtaatgttgtaaGCCGTCTTgagaataaaatcaattaaaaaaggtaaaattatagTTGGTTAAATCTAGCATATATaccgtcttttcatagacgcccaacccttcaggaggtaaacatatcacgcagggaaaccacagaacgcctgacttctgatctttccaaaatttctgattgggcagagcaaacttggtattgttgaatgcctcaaaaactcagttcctccatctatcaaatcgacacaaccttccagacaactatcccctcttcttcaatgacactcaactgtccccctcttctacactgaacatcctcggtctgtcctttacttataatctgaactggaaacttcacatctcatctctagctaaaacagcatctatgaagttaggtgttctgagacgtctccgccagtttttcttacccccccagctgctaactctgtacaagggccttatccgtccatgtatggagtatgcttcacatgtctgggggggttccactcatactgctcttctagagagggtggaatcaaaagcttttcgtctcatcaactcctctcctctaactgactgtcttcagcctctctctcaccgccacaatattgcatatctagatgtcttctaccgctattgtcatgctaactgctcttctgatcttgctaactgcatgcctcccctccttccgcggcctcgctccacaagactttcttctttctctcacccctattctgtccacctctctaacgcaagagttaaccggtattctcaatcattcatccctttctctggtaaactctggaactccctgcctgcttctgtatttccaccttcctatgacttgaattccttcaagagggaggtttcaagaaacttatccatcaatttttgaccactgctttgacccttttatgggactggcatttcagtgggcattttttttttttattagatttttgttgcccttggccagtgcccttcctacaaaaaaaaaaaaaaaaaaaaaaaaaaaaaaaaaaatatatatatatatatatatatatatatatatatatatatatatatatatatatatatatatatatatatatatatatatatatatatatatatatatatatatataaaacgaagtactagataaatataaaatcaAAAGTTATCGGTCAGGCGGAAAATAGAAGATGGGggcgaagaaaacgagagtcaGAACAAGGCTACGGTGACGTGCAAAACTACtacaattttattttgtttatttttctttttctatttccattgCCTAACGCGTCTAAGCTTCCTGGTGAGCTgctgttcctccctcccaccctccctgctAGCCTGGTATATATGCAGTACGGCCGTCAGCGAGAGACAGAAGGTATCCAAGCCGAGATGAAGCAGGTATGTGTCTCACcagtgctcttttttttttttttttttttttttttgctattgaCATCAGCGTATCTTTCACATCTGTAGCTcttgcattttattttgttttttttttgatagtttttcctttatcgtgttttttttttttttttaggctatatattttttttttttctcagtacaaagtaacgttttattttgttctctcttcaCATAAcaagtttgtttttatttagtaGTGATTCTTATacaacttttcctctttcctccacttcacaGTCATGGTTTTGTAACTCTTGTCCTAAGTtcgttattcttttatttatttcttttttttcctgtcttgttGGTATGTTGGTATGCCTCTGTTATgttgccttttttctttcatccattccACAGAAAACATTACTATTTATTAAATTTCTCCTGACttagtttattattttcttatctcgCTTTTGCTACgaatcctcttttccttctccctaagAACATAAAATCTCTGTTTATGAAGTTACATAATTCAACTTTAAACGCTTGACTATTGACTATCGTTAAGTGCAGAAAATACACTGTTAGTGAGTTTCTCATACCTGTGTCTCTCATGTTGCCCTTTGTCTCCTGCAGTTCATAGTAGCCATCGTGTTCATCGGGGTGCTGGCCCTGTGCGCGGCCCTTCCTGCACCAGAGCCCCTCCCAGTGGCCCTCCCTGAAGCCCTGCCAGAGCCTCAATTTCCCGGCTTCCGCGGAAATATATTTGGAGGAAGGTTTGGAGgtcgaggagtaggagggaggtttggaggtcgaggaggaggaaggtttggaggtcgaggaagaggaagatttggATTTCGAGGAGGAAGGtttggaggtggaagaggaattTTTGGCTGACATGGTTTCGGTCACGGCGGTGGTGCTCCCCACGCCCACATTTCTCTTGGACAAGGCGGCCTCAACCTACTCGTCCACGACCACTAACACTCCCTGATTGCGACTCTATATAGTACTATGACTCTATATATACGTCTACCTACCACTGATTCTTGTCTATACGTCTGTTtctaatgaatgaaaaaaatatcttgaatattaacttatttttcaccctgtgtgtgtgcattgtctGGTGTATAAATAGTTAGTTACTTAGTCTGTTAGTGAGCCAGTACGTTAGGTAGTTAGACACAtacaaatagaaagatagatagatggatagacagaaagacagataggtaaacagacagacaggcagctaGATTGTCAatttagcaacaacaacaaaagaaaaaaaaaaagcatcagaGAAGTTACTTAGCATTACGAGTTTCAAATATCTTCTTGAGGCGCGACAAcctgttttacacacacacacacacacacacacacacacacacacacacacacacacacacacacacacacacggtaaagtAGTCATACCGTATTACACCTTTACAAACCACAAACAGTTTTACAATGCTACAGTTGTAAAATAGTGGATTACAAGCACGGTCTGTAGCCACGCTAATACGTTCTACAATGTCCTTGGCTACCTGCTTAGGAAAGACTGAAATACAAGTTTAAGTACAGGTATAAGTACGTCTTGTTACCTTTGTACTTCTTGTATTTATGTTTTAAGTGAAAACTTCAGTGCATCTTTACTCCTTCACATGGATTAACTATcactgagacacacacagacaaagttTTTTTAAAGGGAGGTTTTACGTTtatggtgacagattaacaagatttctacattgatAACTGGAGAAACTCTCTTAAAACTGCTAAtcatttatgtggcctttgGATACAGTCGAGGTGAGGGATCAAATAATTTCAGTTTCAGAACACGGTCCTCACCACAAATCTCTCCCCACACAGATACTCCTTCTCACCATCGCTTTTGTCCCCCTGGCGCTAACTGCTGCAGGAAGCGAACCGAGCCCTGTCGCCGTCCCTGCTCCTGCCGCCAAGTCTGATTCAGCCCCCAAACCCGACCCGAAGTTTGAGCCCAAGTCTGACTACCGGTGTAGACGCTACGAAATCCTGGGGAGCGATGAGAGTGACGAATACTACGGCAAAGGGTACCGCAGCAGTTACGGCGTGTATGGAGGGAAACTTCGCACTGAATACACCGTGAAGACGATCGGGACTAGCCTCGGCACTGGTCTGGGCAGTGGTCTTGGGTACTCGAGCAATGAATATATCAATTACTACGGCATCCCTTGCAGACAACGCTCtttaggcgttgtcctttcCGGAGATTTCCCGACATGAGGCGCTGCCAAACCTTGTATTGGGCAATTATCCGATTAGAGTCTATGTGTCGCTGATAACCTCGCTTCACatacaccacctctctctctctctctctctctctctctctctctctctctctctctctctctctctctctctctatctctctcctttgtgAATTTTGTTTAAATGTGATAAGTTTCCATTTATatatgatatttcccttaaattaattttttttttcttcacttatgACTCTTTTGCACACCACCATCGAGGTAAAAGTCAAGGCACGCTGGTGGCTTTCGCAGATCGGGTAACAGCTCTTGAGGGGTCAAGTAATGAACCCCAATTAGCCTTTTCCTCcaaaacatatttatttattgagtaTGTAAGCTCTTTTCCTGACTGTGGTGACGAGAGCAAACTGCAAAAGTAGCTTCCATCCTGGCGCGAGAGAAAGTGACCCTGGATTAAATTGGTCACTCTTGACCGTGTGACCGCACTCGGGCACGTAAGGAGACACCTGGAGGACACGATGCGAAGTATTGCGGTGCTTGCAAAAAACAATGCaattatcattaaaaaaacatatattacactaacttgccttttGTAGAGCATCACAttgtatatatactacaacaccatttaatgTTGTGGtaggaagtacctgacatgaGGCGTTTCTTGGTATAAGTGTGGCATCGCCGCAGGCCGGGGAATCCCAGGAGAGGACAACGCATAAACGCTCCATTCAAAATGGACAGACCATAGTGTGCATGCGTGCCTGTGTATGGCGGGCCTGGTGTTGTACTAGATAAGGTTTATTACATCCTGATATACCTTAGTGGGAGTACTAGGAGAAGTAGTATtgggagtagcagtagtaagagtagtactactagtagtagtagtagaagcaatagtaatagtagcagtagtagtagtagtagtagtagtagaagtagtagtagtagtagtagtagtagtagtagtagtagttatatgcGTAGTTTAAGCATTCTATTTCGCATCTTAACTCTAGTTTCTCAgtctatgttttgtttttttaaactTACCATTAAGATTCCTTCTTCCATGACTTATTTCATTGATTCTTGATTACTTATGCGGTGGAAATGGCGGAGATTTGTCTTACAGAGTTGGGATTACAAATTTTCTGCTTTACCGGCAGAGCTGAAACAATGGAAAggagtattattagtatttgtgTTCGAATGTGTTGTCCTGGCTTGCATTGTCACCTACAGTTTATCTGATTACCTCAAGATTACTACTAATGTAGGTTTAAGATTACATACTTCTCATTAGTAGTCATTTCTAAACAACGTTAAGtaattgttacacacacacacacacacacacacacacacacacacacacacacacacacacagatatatatatatatatatatatatatatatatatatatatatatatatatatatatatatatatatatatatatatatatatatatatatatatatatatatatatatatataaaacgaagtagtaacaaaaataaaattatggTTCAGGAGGAAGTAGGAAGATCCGGTGTTGAAAAACGAAAGTGAAAGCAAGACTACGGTGCCATGGAAAAATATTgcgatatttttcttttttttttcattttctctttttacgcgacctaaaccttctaagcATCCTGGTGAgctgctcttcctccctcctacacTTCCTGTTTGCATGGTATATATACAGCGCGGCCATCAGGGAGAGACAAAGTATCCAAGACGAGATGAAGCAGGTATGTCTCACCAATGCTCcagtcttcgtctttttttcttttctttcttttttttttttaatactaggAATAGTCTATCCCTCACATCCGTAGCTTAtgctaggattttttttttttttcattagtttaaTATGGTTGCTACGTTTTTGCGTtagtttttcttatccttttttttttcttttctcaattcAAGgtagcattttatttttttctctcctcacatacaaagtttgtttttatttagtcGTATCTCTTAtacaacttttcttctttggtcCAGTTTACAGTAGTGGTTTTCTTGCTCTTGTGCTAAGTTCATTAtacgtttatctttttttctctctcttgttgatatctctctctcttatattgcctttttctttcttgcattccACAGAAACCATTATGATTTTCACCCCCCTCCTCACgtagttttgttattttcttgtctctctttccctaagaatcctcttttccttctccccattG
The window above is part of the Scylla paramamosain isolate STU-SP2022 chromosome 34, ASM3559412v1, whole genome shotgun sequence genome. Proteins encoded here:
- the LOC135090240 gene encoding nucleolin-like translates to MQYGRQRETEGIQAEMKQFIVAIVFIGVLALCAALPAPEPLPVALPEALPEPQFPGFRGNIFGGRFGGRGVGGRFGGRGGGRFGGRGRGRFGFRGGRFGGGRGIFG